The Corallococcus silvisoli genomic interval TCGGTCATCTTCTCCGCGTCCATGACGCCCGCGTCCATCGCGGCGGCGCTCAAGGCGACGGAGATCATCGAGGCGGAGCCGGAGCGCCGCGCGCGCCTGCTGGACATCGCGGAGAAGATGCACAACGGCTTCCGGGCCATGGGCTTCGACACGGGCGTGTCAGTGACGCCGGTGGTGCCGGTGCACATTGGCGACCAGGTGAAGTGCTTCCGCTTCTGGCGCGCGCTGCACGAGGCGGGCGTGTTCGCCAACCCCGTGATTCCCCCGGCGGTGGAGCCGGGCCACGCGCTCATCCGCACCAGCTACATGGCCACGCACACCGACGCGCAGCTGGACCAGGTGCTGGACACCTTCGAGAAGATCGGCCGCAAGCTGAACGTCATCCCGGAGACGCGCCCCACCGTGTACGAGCCGGTGCAGATCGCCCGGCCGGGCTCCGTGGTGCGCAGCAACAGGGCGAGCGAGACGTGGGCCGCGGGCAGCGCGGGCCTGCTGGCGGACAAGGGCTTCTCGCTGGAGCAGCTGTCGCGGATGTCGTCGCGGGAGATGGCCGGGAAGTTCTTCGACGCGGTGGAGCAGCTCACCTGGCGCGCGGCGAACCTCCAGCCGGAGGACCTGCGCCGGCTGGGCGGCGCGCCCAAGAAGCTCTGGGAGAAGCGCAGCGAGCTGGGGGGCCTGCTGCTGGAGAAGGGCGCCCACCTGTTCCTGCGCAACGGCAGCGACGGTTCCGACGGCAACCAGGCCGAAAGGAACTGAGCCTCCCTCATGGCCCACCCCGCCAAGCCCGACACCTCCTCCTCCCCTACTCCTCCCATGCCCTCCGACGTGCAGGTGACGCCCGTGCGCGGCGCGGTGGACCGGACCGCGTTCATCCGGCTGCCGTACGCGCTGTACCGTGACGACCCGAACTGGGTCCCCCCACTGGAGATGGAGCGCAAGGACTTCCTGGACCCGAAGAAGAACCCCTTCTTCGACTACGCGGAGGTGGAGCTGTTCCTCGCGCGCCGTGGCACGGAGGTGGTGGGCCGGGTGGCGGCCATCAAGAACCCGCGCCACATGGAGTTTCACGGCACGAAGGAGGGCTTCTTCGGCCTCTTCGAGTGCGTGAACGACGCGGGCGTCGCCCGGGGCCTGCTGGACGCGGCCAGCGCGTGGCTGAAGGCGCGCGGCATCGACCAGATGCTGGGGCCGGCCAACTTCTCCTCCAACCAGGACTGGGGCCTGCTCGTGGAGGGCCATGAGAGCCCTCCCGCGCTGATGATGCCGTACAACCCGGCGTACTACGCGGGCCTGCTGGAGACGTGCGGCTTCACCAAGGCGAAGGACCTGTGGGCGTGGGAGCTGGCGGCGTCCACTCCGCCCCCGGAGAAGGTGGCGCGCATCGCGGAGAAGATCCGCCACCGCGAGGGCGTCACCGTGCGCGCGGTGCGCCTGAAGGAGTTCACCCAGGAGGTCGCCCGCATCAAGGAGATCTACAACGCGGCCTGGGAGAAGAACTGGGGCTTCATCCCCTTCACGGACCGCGAGTTCGAGCACATGGCCAAGGAGATGAAGGCCATCGTGCGCCCGGAGCTGCTGCTCATCGCGGAGGTGAAGGGTGAGCCCGTCGCCTTCTCCATGACGCTGCCGGACGCCAACGAGGCGTTCAAGGCCGCGGGCGGGCGGCTGACGACGTTCGGCCTGCCCATTGGCCTGGTGAAGCTGGTGCTGGCGTCGCGGCGCATCAAGCGGCTGCGCCTGCTGACGCTGGGCATCAAGGAGGGCTACCGGCGCCGAGGGCTGGACGCCATCCTCTACCTGGACACCCTGCGCACCGCGCGGGAGCTGGGGTACACGGGCGGCGAGATTTCGTGGACGCTGGAGGACAACCACCTGGTCAACCGCGCCATCGAATCGATGGGCGGCCAGCGCTCCAAGACGTACCGCGTCTTCCAGCGGCCCGTCTGAGCGGGTCCCTCCCGCGGTGACGTCCTCTTCTTCCGCCCGGGCGCTCCTGGCCCCGGGCGGAAGGACGCCGGACGGCGCCCTGCCCTACTTCGCCTGCGGGGCGGCGCCCGTCGTGTCGGCGGCGGACTCGCTCACGGAGGCCGCGCTGGTGTTGGCGTTCTGCTTCTCCAGCTGGGCGCGCTTGGACTTGAGGGTCGTCATCAGGCCGTCGAAGCCCTTCGTCTGGAGGATCTTCTTGAACTGGCCGCTGTAGGTGTCCACCAGGGACACCTCATCCGTGATGACGTCGTAGATGCGCCACTCCACCTTGGGCGAGGCGCGGAACAGCTTGTAGTCCACGGGCACGTGGTCCGTCTTCACGGTGAGCTTCGTGTCGACCGTGGCCTCGTTCCCCTGCACGCTCTCCTTGCCGTAGACGACCTCCGCCTTCGCCTGGCCAATGGCCTTCTGGGCGTACGAGGCGCGCAGGAGCCCCGTCATCGTCTCGGTGAACTCCTTGCGCTGGGCCGGGCTCAGGCCGCTCCAGGCCTTCTCTCCCAGGGCGCGCTTGGCGAGCTCCTGGAAGTCGACGAAGGACTCCACGACGGACGCCAGGGACTGGACGGTGGCGCCCGGGGCATTGGCGGCCTTCTGGACGGCGGCGTTGCCCGACTTCACGACGTTGAGCGGGCCCGCGGGGGCGGCGGCAAGCAGCGTGGCGGCAAGCAGGGAAGCAATCATAGGGATGAAGCTCCGGGTGGAAAGACGCGTGAGACGACGCGGGTGACGACAGGAAGCCTGGAAGGGTTATTCATCCGCGCCCGGGACGGCACCGGTGACGCGCGCCAATGACGCCAGGCCCACACGGACGTCATGCCAGCTCTTGCCCCGCTCCGCGGAGGCCTGGGCCAGCGCGCTGAAGGCGTCCACCAGCTCACGGGTGTCCCCCGTGCCCAGGTCGAAGGCGGCGTAGGCGGCGGTGGACCAGCGCCTCGCGTTGCGCTCGGCCTCCGTCAGGGACCTGGCCCGCGCGTAGGCCGCGACGAGCTGGCCGTGCACCTGCGTCACCTCCAACTGGATGCCGGCCTTGAGCGTCTGCTCCTGCGCGTGCAGCTTGTCCAGCTCCGCGCGGGCCTGCTCCAGCTGGGCGTCCTTGATGGGGATGTCGAAGGTGCCGCGCATCACCAGCCCCAGCCCCAGGGTGCGCTCGTT includes:
- a CDS encoding N-acetyltransferase; the encoded protein is MAHPAKPDTSSSPTPPMPSDVQVTPVRGAVDRTAFIRLPYALYRDDPNWVPPLEMERKDFLDPKKNPFFDYAEVELFLARRGTEVVGRVAAIKNPRHMEFHGTKEGFFGLFECVNDAGVARGLLDAASAWLKARGIDQMLGPANFSSNQDWGLLVEGHESPPALMMPYNPAYYAGLLETCGFTKAKDLWAWELAASTPPPEKVARIAEKIRHREGVTVRAVRLKEFTQEVARIKEIYNAAWEKNWGFIPFTDREFEHMAKEMKAIVRPELLLIAEVKGEPVAFSMTLPDANEAFKAAGGRLTTFGLPIGLVKLVLASRRIKRLRLLTLGIKEGYRRRGLDAILYLDTLRTARELGYTGGEISWTLEDNHLVNRAIESMGGQRSKTYRVFQRPV
- a CDS encoding MlaC/ttg2D family ABC transporter substrate-binding protein, which translates into the protein MIASLLAATLLAAAPAGPLNVVKSGNAAVQKAANAPGATVQSLASVVESFVDFQELAKRALGEKAWSGLSPAQRKEFTETMTGLLRASYAQKAIGQAKAEVVYGKESVQGNEATVDTKLTVKTDHVPVDYKLFRASPKVEWRIYDVITDEVSLVDTYSGQFKKILQTKGFDGLMTTLKSKRAQLEKQNANTSAASVSESAADTTGAAPQAK